tgagctaactagttagctgctgtctgctaacacaggtccatccattaatgtctgatgaacatgaatcatcacatgaatctacagcaggaacactgacacagtaaacatgctgaatgcctgtttgttatcagcagcctctctgttcacttgatgcccacagcctgcctcatgacacacagacctgtccacagctgcttctggactcaacatggacattaactacacatgctccattttactttgattattttaacctgttcacatcctttggaaatcaatcatatatattcagtgtgagtacttttacttttaatactttcatttaaaagtacttaagacttttacttaagtaggattgttgatgcagcacttctacttttacttgagtatatgttctgctgggtatttgtacttttacttaagtaccaggcttcagtacttcctccaccactggtgaACATACATGACGATAAATCTCCTTCTGGTGTGTATATGTTTTGTGTACACTGCTTTTAGACACATTTAGCTAAACACATTGATGCAAACATGTATTTACATCATGATATAGTGGTTAATAAATATAAGCGCTGTCTGAGTTTCATGGTAAAATCACCACAACAGGTAAAATGGCTGCTTCAGACCATTAGCAACAGAATGCTGCTACTCACTACTGCTACTGTAGCCCTTCAGAAAGCGATCCATCAAAACTTAACAAAAGATTTTGAAATTCATAAAGTCCCAAAAATCCAAATTCATAAGGTTTTATAGTCCAAAAACACCTTAAATAGCCGCAAACTGCTACGGCGCGTAGTCAATTTAGCCGCCATCCTTCCAACCGGAATCTCTTTGCCGTCGCTGCACTCTGACCTTTGATTGACACCTCATCTGACCAATTAGGAGCTTCATTGGTCTGTAACACGGCCCAACAACAGCCAATGAGCATCTGTGTTTAATATAAGCGCGTTGAACCCTAACCAATCACAGCTGACAATGATTGTGCATCATTTGCTGTTTGTTGTACTTCAGTATGATCAGATCATATTTATACTAAACAGCTTTAACacctgttttcattgttttaaatACGTTTTCTCCacaaaagtcattttaaaaGGGACTTTTTATAGAAAATATATTCATAACATTAGCCTGGAATTATCCCGGCAGCTTGGAATAAGCGGAGGCTCCACGATGTGGCGCTATTTTGTTGAGCTAAATgttattattgattgattgatttgttaaagtagattttaaaaaaaatatgaaaacctTTATCGAACATAAATATCTGTACACTCGCCTTACATTCAGTCCCAGGCAGTCCTGCTCACACATCCCGACGTTCTCCACCCGACATCCCATGATCCCCAAACTGTACGTGATGCCATGGAGACAGGACATGAAGAACCGGAAGCTTCTGATGAAGGTATGTGACAGTGGTGGAGACAAACGTAGCTCCTCCCCCAGACTGTCAGGTCAgacccacagtgtgtgtttttatgtgttgtgtgtgtgtgtgtgtgtgtgtgtgtgtgtgtgtgtcagaacgCGGCTCTAGCAGGTATCCCTGTGGTTCCTCTGGAGGAGACTTTGTGTCTCGGTGGTCGGGAGCGTCTCTGTCACAGCCAGGACTCcacccacagctccacctcttcctcctccgcctcctcctcgcCTCCTCTCCGGCAGACAGGTTTGACAGCTCATCACTCCTCTCCCTTCTCCAGGTGAAgcctttcagacacacacaaaaatcatttGTTATTTTAGAAGATTTCCTGACACTAAAATGAAACTTTCTGTTCCCTCACAGGTACAACAGCTCTGTGGTGACGACCCGGCAGCTCTACCAAACCTGAgcacagatcacacacactgacaccaaacaacctcacagctgtgtgttcaaTGTGTGTCTATGTATGGAGACAAATTTGTGAATCACATGTAAATGATAAATGATTGTGGGAGTTGAGGGAACTCCAGGCTCCATCTCCAGCAAACCAGCCCACAGAGATATCTTCCAAATAATCCTGGCTGTGACCTCTTTATGACCTCtgtataaaaaagaaagaaattcaaagaaattttaaaagacaaacaatgaagtaaaaa
The genomic region above belongs to Parambassis ranga chromosome 9, fParRan2.1, whole genome shotgun sequence and contains:
- the LOC114441232 gene encoding testis-expressed protein 43-like, with protein sequence MGDAAGSSDQHDPRQSCSHIPTFSTRHPMIPKLYVMPWRQDMKNRKLLMKNAALAGIPVVPLEETLCLGGRERLCHSQDSTHSSTSSSSASSSPPLRQTGLTAHHSSPFSRYNSSVVTTRQLYQT